Proteins from one Dermacentor variabilis isolate Ectoservices chromosome 1, ASM5094787v1, whole genome shotgun sequence genomic window:
- the LOC142581356 gene encoding kinesin-like protein KIF18A — MKIELRAKKNVLNDNSTTTNPLTALKIPQNCCPLAVEIDDHHARVFGQAISLNIEVLYHGGTYTGAAKPQEAFFMGTAQSSAPKRRRSNKDPPSPWTQAVRVRLPSDRDSETASIVCVAITPASVVRLTPATSRYPTMEESTIVPPNRRSNENAQSSALKRRQSNKDPSSPWAWVDVAVRLRLLSDLGSETTSILRVVDDRCHVFNPKAEAESFHFQEQRRCEDLVKPNEDQGFMFGQFFDEKKYNVYAFESTNKDMLAMRFEGRNCSVFTRISTCTGKTFAMLGSEECPGVVSFTASRLHQRVDKFRSEGQTCDVAVADLEVYNRVVPDLLSLGPTKTIAVLNLTKHKVKEDGTLLELILRGNKNRKRHVTDANAESSWSHAIFESYMALTEYVTITSKEMGVSLYSSDLASSEGTAAVSRNTKDQMREGTTLNLSLLTLGNCADTRSKNGTQKGLYHDSKLTHILKDSLGASCNTLMIGTATALKLSATERYNAQEYMLSGP, encoded by the exons ATGAAGATCGAGCTGCGGGCCAAGAAGAATGTGCTCAATGATAAC AGCACCACGACAAATCCACTGACAGCCTTAAAAATTCCGCAGAACTGCTGTCCCCTGGCCGTGGAGATCGATG ATCATCACGCCCGCGTCTTTGGTCAAGCCATATCCCTCAACATCGAGGTACTCTACCACGGAGGAACCTACACTGGTGCCGCCAAGCCTCAAGAGGCGTTCTTTATGGGGACCGCGCAGTCGTCAGCCCCGAAACGCCGCCGCTCGAACAAGGACCCACCGTCACCCTGGACACAGGCAGTGCGTGTGCGCCTACCGAGCGATCGTGACTCTGAAACCGCCAGCATCGTCTGCGTGGCCATCACGCCCGCGTCCGTGGTCAGGCTGACTCCCGCAACATCGAGGTACCCTACCATGGAGGAATCTACAATTGTGCCGCCAAACCGGCGTTCTAACGAGAACGCGCAGTCGTCAGCCCTGAAACGTCGCCAATCGAACAAAGACCCGTCGTCACCTTGGGCATGGGTAGACGTGGCAGTGCGTCTGCGCCTACTGAGCGATCTTGGCTCTGAAACCACCAGCATCCTCCGCGTTGTGGACGACAGGTGCCATGTGTTCAACCCCAAGGCCGAGGCGGAGTCTTTCCATTTTCAAGAACAGCGGAGATGTGAGGATCTCGTCAAGCCCAACGAAGACCAAGGCTTCATGTTTGGTCAGTTCTTTGATGAAAAGAAATACAATGTGTATGCGTTTGAGAGCACCAATAAGGACATGCTGGCGATGCGCTTTGAAGGGCGCAATTGCTCTGTGTTCACGCGCATTTCGACGTGCACCGGCAAAACTTTCGCAATGCTGGGCTCCGAAGAATGCCCCGGAGTGGTCTCCTTCACGGCCAGCCGGTTGCACCAGCGCGTGGACAAGTTCCGATCAGAGGGCCAGACATGCGATGTAGCAGTCGCCGATCTGGAAGTTTACAACAGGGTTGTTCCGGACCTGCTGTCCCTTGGCCCGACCAAGACCATTGCCGTATTGAACCTCACCAAACACAAGGTGAAGGAGGATGGCACCCTCCTCGAACTGATCCTGAGAGGAAACAAGAATCGAAAGCGGCATGTCACCGATGCGAATGCTGAATCTTCATGGTCGCACGCCATCTTCGAGAGCTATATGGCACTGACAGAGTATGTGACAATCACGAGCAAAGAAATGGGCGTCTCGTTGTATTCTAGTGACCTTGCCAGCTCGGAGGGCACAGCTGCGGTCAGTAGGAACACAAAGGATCAGATGCGCGAGGGTACCACGCTCAACCTGTCGCTCCTGACCCTTGGCAACTGCGCCGACACCCGCTCGAAGAACGGGACGCAGAAAGGGCTGTACCACGACTCCAAGCTGACCCACATCCTCAAGGACTCGCTGGGTGCTTCGTGCAACACCCTCATGATTGGGACAGCGACGGCATTGAAGCTCAGCGCCACTGAAAGGTATAACGCCCAGGAGTATATGCTGAGTGGGCCATGA
- the LOC142581515 gene encoding kinesin-like protein KIF18B, with product MFGQAGFLNIEALYHGGIYTGAAEPQEAFYMKTVQSSAQNRRSSNKDTPSHWTQAVRVRLPSDPGSETASIVCVVIMPASMVRPTPATHDCSVYTRISTVTSKTFAMLGSEECSGGVSFIASELYQRVDKLWSEGQIWDVAVPYLEVYNKVVCDLLCLDPAKTIAILNVTKRKVKGAGTVLQLLLKGNKSRTHHVTDATVESAWSHAIFQSYVALAEYVTSTSKEIRASMCSSELDSLEGAAAASGNIKDQMRQGTKLNLSLLSLGNCIDACSRNWTQQVPCQDSKLTHILKDSLGASCNTLMIGTATALNLSSTETYNTQ from the coding sequence ATGTTTGGTCAAGCCGGTTTTCTCAACATCGAGGCACTCTACCACGGAGGAATCTACACTGGTGCCGCCGAACCTCAAGAGGCGTTCTATATGAAGACCGTGCAGTCGTCAGCCCAGAATCGCCGCAGCTCTAACAAGGACACACCGTCACACTGGACACAGGCAGTGCGTGTGCGCCTGCCGAGCGATCCTGGCTCTGAAACCGCCAGCATCGTCTGCGTGGTCATCATGCCCGCGTCGATGGTCAGGCCTACTCCTGCAACACACGATTGCTCTGTATACACACGGATTTCGACCGTCACCAGCAAAACTTTCGCAATGCTGGGCTCCGAGGAATGCTCCGGAGGGGTCTCCTTCATAGCCAGCGAGTTGTACCAGCGCGTGGACAAGCTCTGGTCAGAGGGCCAGATATGGGACGTAGCTGTCCCCTATCTGGAAGTCTACAACAAGGTTGTTTGTGACCTGCTGTGCCTTGACCCGGCCAAGACCATTGCCATATTGAACGTTACCAAACGCAAGGTGAAGGGCGCTGGCACCGTCCTCCAGTTGCTCTTGAAAGGAAACAAGAGCCGGACGCATCATGTCACCGATGCGACTGTTGAATCTGCATGGTCGCACGCCATCTTCCAGAGCTACGTCGCACTGGCGGAGTATGTGACGAGCACGAGCAAAGAAATTCGCGCCTCTATGTGCTCTAGTGAGCTTGACAGCTTGGAGGGCGCAGCTGCGGCCAGTGGGAACATAAAGGATCAGATGCGCCAGGGTACCAAGCTCAACCTGTCGCTCCTGTCCCTCGGCAACTGCATCGACGCCTGCTCCAGGAACTGGACGCAGCAAGTGCCGTGTCAGGACTCCAAGCTGACCCACATCCTCAAGGACTCGCTTGGTGCCTCGTGCAATACCCTCATGATTGGGACAGCGACGGCGCTGAACCTCAGCTCCACGGAAACGTACAACACCCAGTAG